A stretch of DNA from Noviherbaspirillum sedimenti:
CGCGCGCCTTTCTCAAGCTGATCGCCGTCCAGCACCCCCTGGCGAAGCCGCTGCAGGAAATCGAGATCGCCGAGTTGAACATCAACACCGCCGAAGCCGCGCTGCCGCAGCTGCTGCAGCCATTACTGGCGGGGCGCGACGTCGGACTGATTTCGGAGGCGGGGGTGCCGGCAGTGGCCGACCCCGGCGCCAACCTGGTGCGGCTGGCGCACGCCCAGGGCGTACGCGTGCGTCCGCTGGTGGGCCCCTCTTCGCTACTGTTGTCGGTAATGGCCAGCGGCCTGAACGGCCAGAGCTTCGCCTTCAACGGTTACCTGCCGATCGAAGCCGGCCAGCGCGCAAAACAGATCAAGCTGCTGGAAGATCGCTCGCGCAAGGAAAGGCAGACCCAGCTCTTCATCGAGACGCCCTACCGCAATGGCGCCCTGCTGGAAACGCTGGCATCCACCTGCCAGCCAAACACGCTGGTCTGCGTGGCTACCGACCTGAGCCTGGCGAGCGAATCGATTGCAACCCGCACCGCCGGCGCCTGGAAGAAGCAGCTTGCCGCCGGCAAGGCGCCGGACTTGCACAAGCGGCCGACGGTGTTCCTGTTGCTGGGGGAGTAAGCCCCTCAGCGCAGGCTGGGCCTGACGCCGCCCCACAGCGACTGCCAGGCACCGGCGCCGACCGCGGCGCCGAATTTCTTCAGGACGCGCTCGGACAAGCCTTCATGCTCGGTATAGTCGACGATATCCTCGACCTTCAATTCGTCCCGCGCAACGGTATCGACCGTGCCGAAACCATCGGCCAGGCCCAGCTCAACCGCCTTGCTGCCGCTCCAGAACAAACCCGAAAAGGTTTCCGGAGTTTCCTTCAGGCGCTTGCCACGGCCGGCCCGTACCACCTCGATGAATTGCTGGTGGATTTCTTCCAGCATATCCTTGGCATAGACTTGCTGGGCATCGTTTTGCGGGCTGAAGGGGTCGAGAAACCCCTTGTTGCTGCCGGCGGTCAGCAGGCGACGTTCGACGCCGAGCTTGTCCATCAGGCCGGTAAAGCCGAAGCCGTCCATCAATACCCCGATGGAACCGACGATACTGGCCTTGTTGACGAAAATCTTGCTGGCCGCAGCGGCGATGTAATAGCCGCCGGACGCGCACATTTCATCCACCACCACGTATAGCGGTTTTTTCGGATACTCGGCGCGCAGGCGGGTGATTTCGTCATTGATCATGCCGGCCTGCACAGGGCTGCCACCGGGACTGTTGATGCGCAGGATCACGCCGACCGAACCGGCGTCGGCAAAGGCGCGGTTCAGCGCCGGGATGACCGAATCGGCATCGCCGCTGCCGCCGCCGCCGGTAATCGCGCCATCGATCTCGATCAGGGCGGTGTGCGGCCCGGACACTTCGGCCGTGGCCGTGCCCAGGTCGAGCGCGCGCCACAGCACGACGGCGACGACGGCCAGGAAAGCCAGCTTGAAAAATATGCCCCAGCGGCGCCGCGCGCGCTGCTCGCGCAAGGTGGCGAAGGCCAGTTTTTCCAGCACCTCGCGCTCCCAGCCTTCCTTGCGACCGGCCAATGCAGGCTCGCTGGCGGCGCCAAGCGGCGCCCGCCCAGTATCAATATCATTATTATCCATACCCATTCCCGTCATTGAATCACGCCCTTGCAGGCGTGAGGAAATCGTCCGTTTGCCAAAACACCATATCATCCTTTTCCACCACCGCAATCGGGCGCAAGCGCCCGCCGCGACACGGGCCGCCGGCGCATCGGCCGGACTCCGGCAAATACATGGCGCCGTGGGTAGAACACATCAGGTACAAACCGCTGGAATCGAAAAATTCCCCTTCATTCCAGTCCAGCTCGATCGGCACATGGGCACAGCGGTTCAGGTAGCCGCGCGCCACGCCATCGTAGCGCACCACGAAACCGCTGGCATCCTCGCCGCCGGCAGTCAGCGGAAAGCGGATGCCCCTGCCGCGCTCGGCCAGGGCATCCGCCGCGCAAATCGGGATCAGATCAGCCATGCCGGCTAGCCATTCTCACTCAGCCAGGCATGCAGCGCCGGCACCGAATCGGCCGCATACACAGGCGCCAGCGCCTGCAGTTCATGCGGCGGATGGGCGCCGTAATGCACCGCGATGCCAGCGGCGCCGGCATTGCGCGCCATCTGCAAATCATGCGTGGTATCGCCGATCATCACGGTGCGCGCCATGTCCTGCCCCAGTTCGCGCGTCAGTTCATGCAGCATTGCCGGATGCGGCTTGGAAAAAGTCTCGTCGGCGCAGCGGGTCGCATCGAAAAACGACAGCAGCTCGGCCGCATGCATCGCGCGAGTCAGGCCGACCCGGCTCTTGCCGGTTGCGACTGCGAGGAAATAGCCTTGCTGCGACAAGTCCTGCAACATCTCGCGCACGCCCGCGAACAGGGTCAGCTCGTGGTCCTGGCTCAGGTAATGGTAGCGGTAGCGCTCCACCATGCGCGGATAATCCGGCGGCTGCAGGCCTGGCGCTGCCATTTGCAGAGCTTCCTGCAGCCCCAGGCCGATCACGTGCGCGGCCATCTCGCGTGCCGGCACCGGCAGGCCGAGGTCGCGCGCCGACGCCTGGATGCACTTGACGATGGCCGCCGTGCTGTCCATCAGGGTGCCGTCCCAGTCGAAGACGATCAAATCAAACTGTTTTCTTGCCATGATTGCCTAGCGCGTTGCCGCCTGTCCTTTGGTTGCTGCCCTGTTCGCCATCACATCGTCCGCCACCGCCGAAGACGAGTGCTCGAGGCTTTTCAGAAAATTCGCGCATTCCGGCGGCAAGGGCGCATTCAAGCGCACTTCCTTGCCGCTGCCCGGATGGGTAAATGTAATCTGGTGCGCGTGCAGAAACATGCGCTTCAAGGCCTTGCGCCCGCCCTCGGCCTTTTGCAAGGCCCGATTCAGGGCGAAGTCGCCATACTTGTCGTCGCCAGCGATGGGAAAGCCGCTCGCCGCCAGGTGCACCCGGATCTGGTGCGTGCGACCCGTCTTCAGCTCCGCTTCCAGCAATGCATATGGACCATATTTTCGCAAAAGCTGGAACACCGTGTGCGACGCCTGGCCATCGGCCTGCACCCGCACCCGCCGCTCGCCTTCGGAGGTGGTGTATTTATGCAATGCCAACTTGACATGCTGTCGTTGATTTTGCCAGTCGCCATGCACCAGCGTCAGGTAACGCTTGTCGAACGCCCCTTCGCGGATTTGCTCATGCAAATTGGTCAAGGCCGAGCGTTTCTTGGCCAATAACAAGATTCCGGAAGTTTCGCGGTCGAGCCGATGCACCAGTTCCAGGAACTTGGCATCCGGCCGCGATGCCCGCAATTGCTCGATGACGCCGTAACTCACCCCCGAGCCGCCATGGACGGCGACCCCGGCCGGCTTGTCAATCACCAGCATGCAATCGTCTTCCAGCAGGATGGTGAATTCACATCCCGGCACGGTCTGTGTCGATTTCTCAGCCAGGCGCAATGGCGGAATGCGGACCACGTCGTTCTCTTGCAGCCGGTAAGTCTGGTCGATGCGCCCCTTGTTGACGCGCACCTCACCCGAGCGCAAAACCCGGTAGATATGGCTTTTTGGCACACCCTTGCAGACCCTTATCAGGAAATTATCGATGCGCTGGCCAGCCTCTTCGGCGGAAATCGTGACAAGTTGAACTTGCGGCAAGACTTGCGACGGCTGGGCAAGCGCGTGGTTTTTCGCACTTTCCCTTGAATATTTCGCTAAGTCCTTCATTTTGAATATATAATTGTTTCGCAATGGGCATAACCCAGAGCAAGTGTGAGAATAAAAAGAGCATTCTACACAGAGGTGTGTCCATCAGCCTCGCTGAATTGCAAATTAGATGGAAAAGCAGTGTATGCACATCGCTGCGCGAGTCGGGGTTGCACCACTTTGCGATCAGACAGCGCGCACCGATGCTGGATATGAATGCCCGGATAGATTAGATAATGCCGGCGAGCCCATTCTCAAAGGCGGGCTCGCTGGTTGGTAGTGTTGCAGCCAGTTTGCCATTTGCAAACCGGTGCCTTGCCTGGCAGTCAGGTTGCCTGGCCCGTGGTGCCAGTATTTCGATACGTTCACCTCCGGCCCGACCACGCCCGGCAATGCGCGCAACCCACTGCGCCCTGTTGCGACCGCGCTCGAATGTTTGCGCTGCCGCACGCCAAGGCAATTCTCTCCCACGGGCGTTCCGTCCGCGCGTACATCCCTGTACTACTTATTGCTGCATGTTAGCGGTTTGCGTCGTCATTAAAGAAATATAAAGGCTCGTCATGGAGCCGTCGACTGCCTCTGGCACCGGAGCCAGCGCCCTGCGCTGCACGTGCCGGCAGCTCGCACGGACAATGACCGCGCCCTGGTTTCGACACTTTGGCAACGCCCCTCGCCTGCAGCATTGAAATGACCTTCGGGTCCGGAGCACAACAACATGAAACGGATGTTATTCAACGCCACGCAGCAGGAAGAACTGCGCGTAGCCATCGTCGATGGGCAAAAGCTGATCGACATCGATATCGAAGCCGCAGGCCGCGAACAGCGCAAATCGAATATCTACAAGGGGGTCATCACCCGCATCGAACCTTCGCTGGAAGCCTGCTTCGTCAATTACGGCGAAGACCGCCACGGCTTTTTGCCCTTCAAGGAAGTGGCGCGCACCTACTTCAAGGAAGGCGTCGACGTCCGTAACGCCTCGATCAAGGAAGCCCTGCGCGAAGGCCAGGAAATCATGGTCCAGGTCGAAAAGGAAGAACGCGGCAACAAGGGCGCAGCCCTGACCTCGTTCATTTCCCTGGCCGGCCGCTACCTGGTACTGATGCCGAACAACCCGCGCGGCGGCGGCGTTTCGCGCCGTGTCGAAGGCGAAGACCGCCAGGAACTGCGCGAAACCATGGACAAGCTCGACCTGCCGAACGGCATGTCGGTGATTGCCCGTACCGCCGGCATCGGCCGCAACGTCGAAGAACTGCAGTGGGACCTGAATTACCTGATGCAACTGTGGCGCGCCATTGAAGGCGCCGGCACGTCGGCACCAGGCGCCTTCCTGATTTACCAGGAATCCTCGCTGGTGATTCGCGCCATCCGCGACTACTTCCAGCCGGACATCGGCGAAATCCTGATCGACACCGACGATATCTACGAGCAGGCGCACCAGTTCATGTCGCACGTGATGCCAGACATGGTGCACCGCGTCAAGCGCTACCGCGACGACGTGCCGCTGTTCTCGCGCTTCCAGATCGAGCACCAGATCGAAACCGCCTATTCGCGCACCGTGCCGCTGCCTTCCGGTGGCGCCATCGTCATCGACCATACCGAAGCGCTGGTATCGGTGGACGTCAACTCGGCGCGCGCCACCCGCGGCAGCGACATCGAGACCACTGCATTCAATACCAACCTGGAAGCGGCCGAAGAAGTGGCGCGCCAGTTGCGCCTGCGCGACCTCGGCGGCCTGATCGTGATCGACTTCATCGACATGGAGAATTCCAGGAACCAGCGTGAAGTCGAGACCCGCCTCAAGGATGCGCTGCACTTCGATCGCGCGCGCGTCCAGATGGGCAAGATTTCCCGCTTCGGCCTGATGGAATTGTCGCGCCAGCGCCTGCGTCCGTCGCTGTCCGAAGGCAGCCACGTGACCTGCCCGCGCTGTAACGGCACCGGCCACATCCGCGATACCGAATCGTCCGCCCTGCAAGTCCTGCGCATCATCCAGGAAGAAGCGATGAAGGAAAACTCGGCGGCGATCCACGTCCAGGCGCCGGTCGATGTGGCCGCCTTCCTGCTGAACGAAAAACGCGGCGAGATCCTGAAGATCGAAACCCGTCATCGCGTCACCGTCATCCTGATCCCCAACAAGCATCTGGAAACGCCGCACTACAAGATGGAACGGATCAAGCTCGACGATCCGCGCCTGGAAGAAGTGCAGGCCAGCTACGCCATGGCCGAGGAAGCCGATACGGATATCGGCTACAGCAAGCGCCAGAAGGAAGAAGCCAAGCCGCGCCAGGAAGCCATGGTCAAGGGCATCACCCCGGCGCAGCCGGCGCCCATCGTCGAGCGCAAGCCGATCGAGGCAGCCGCACCCGTGGCCCAGCCGGCAATCCTGTCAGGCGAACCTGGTTTCCTCGGCAAGCTGTTCGGCTTTTTCTTCAAGAAGCCGGAACCGGTGGCTGCCGCCGCCGCGCCGATCGAAGCCAAGCCGGAGCAGGCGCGCGAGCGCAACAATGAACGCGGCGCACGCAACCAGCGCGGCCGTGGACGCACCGGTCGCGGTCCGCGCGAAGAACGCGAAGGCGGGCGCGGCGAACAACGCCAGGAAGGCGTCGCCAAGCAAGCCGTCAGCGAAGCAGGCGCACCGGCACCCGCCGCACGTCCGCCGCGCCCGCCACGCGAACCCCGTGAGCCACGTGAACCACGCGAAGGCCAGGAAGGCCGTCGCGAACGCGGCGACCGTGCGGAGCGTACTGAACGCACTGAAGGCGCGGAACGCGCTGAACGCGGCGAGCGGCCAGAACGTGGTGAGCGCCCGGAGCGCGGCGAACGCCAGCAGCGCGGACGCCAGGAGCGCAAGGAAGCCCCGGTCAAGGTCGAAGAGCCTCTGGTGGAAGTCGCCGCACTGCCGCTGGCAGCCGCGGCACCTGTCGCCGAGGAAACCGTTCCGGTGACTGCAGTCGTGGAACAAGTCGAAGCACAACTGGAAGGCGGCGCACCTGAAGTCGAAGGCGGCGAGCAGAGCGAAGAGCAGCGCCGTCGTCGTCGCCGTCGTGGTGGCCGCAACCGCAACCGCCGCGAACGCGAAGGTGGCGAGGGACTGGAAGGCGAAAATGCTGGCGAAGCCGGCGAAGCTGAAGGCGCGGAACAGGCTGAGGCAACGGTTGCTGCAGCTGCAGCACCAGCAACCGAAGCTGCAGCCGTAGCCGAAGCTGCACCCGCAGCCGAAGCCGCGCCGGTGACTGAAGCCGCGGAACCAGCCGCGCCGGCAGCGCAAGTTGCCGCCCCGGTGGCCGAGCAGGCGGCAGAGCCTGCCATCGCGTCGATCGAACCGGTGGCAACCGTCCCGGTGCAAACCGTGTCGCAGCAGATTACGCTGCCACTGGAAACTGCCGCTACTGGAACCGTGGAAGCGCCTGCCATAGTCCCGGTCGCCATCGTGCCAGTTACACCGGCACCTGCCCCGCAAGCACCTGCCGCACTGGCACCGGCAGCACTGGCACCGGCAGCACCTGCACCTGCACCTGCAGCAGCAAAGCCAGTCGCGCTCCAGCAGGGTAGCGCCCCGGCGCCGCTGCAGCTGGACGACTTGCGCGAGGTCCTCAGCGCCGCCGGCCTGACCCTGGCCAGCACTGACCCGGACAAGCTGCGCGCCGCCCAGGAAGCGACCGCAAAGATCGTCCCGCCGGTACGCCTGCCGCGCGAGCGCAAGCCGCTGCCGCCGCTGTCGACCGAGCCGCTGGTCCAGGTGGAGACGCGCAACTGATCGCCGTCGGCAAAAAATGAAAGAGGAGCTCCGGCTCCTCTTTTTTTATCCCCAATCGGCTATGATGCGCCTGACCAACTTCTCCAGTTACAGACCAGGCATGACCATCCCCGCACCACCTGGCACCGTCTCCCTGTCGCAAGCCTTCCGCTTCTGGCTCAAGCTCGGCTTCATCAGTTTCGGCGGCCCGGCGGGACAGATCGCCATGATGCACGCCGAACTGGTTGAAAAGCGGCGCTGGATCTCGGAACAGCGCTTTCTGCATGCCCTGAACTATTGCATGCTGCTGCCTGGCCCGGAAGCCACCCAGCTGGCCGTCTACATTGGCTGGCTGATGCACAGGATGCGCGGCGGCATCATCGCCGGCGTGCTGTTCGTGCTGCCCTCGCTGCTGATCCTGATCGCGCTGTCGTGGATTTACCTTGCGTTCGGACATGTCGGCCTGGTGGCCGGCATCCTCTACGGCATCAAGCCGGCGGTCGTAGCCATTGTGCTGGCCGCCGCCTGGCGCATCGGCTCACGCACCCTCAAAAACGGCTGGTTGATTGCCATCGCAACGACTGCATTCTTGTCAATTTCCCTCCTGCACCTGCCTTTCCCCTTCATCGTCCTGGCGGCGGCACTGCTGGGATTGCTTGGCGGACGCATTGCCCCCGCCATATTCAAGATCGGTGGCGGCCATCCCGCATCCCGCAGCCACGCCAGATTCGGACCGGCGCTGATCGATGACGATACGCCGACACCGGCACATGCGCTTTTTTCCTGGGGCAAGCTGATTGGCCTGACGGTCTTCGGCATCGCGCTGGGCGCCGCTGTCTGGGGGGTGCTGGCGGCAATCTTCGGCGTCGCCACGCCAATGACGCAGATGGGCTGGTTCTTCACCAAGGCAGCAATGCTGACCTTTGGCGGCGCCTACGCGGTGCTGCCCTATGTCTACCAGGGTGGCGTCGAAACCTACCAGTGGCTGAGCGCCGCGCAAATGATCGACGGCCTGGCGCTGGGCGAAACCACGCCGGGTCCGCTGATCATGATTGTCGCCTTCGTCGGCTTTGTCGGCGGCTGGACCAAGGCGATCTTCGGCCCGGACAGCCTGCTGATTGCCGGCACGCTGGGCGCCTGTGTGGCGACGTTCTTCACATTTTTACCGTCCTTCATTTTCATCCTGGCCGGCGGACCGCTGGTGGAATCGACGCGCGACAATATCCGCCTGACGGCACCGTTGACCGCGATCTCGGCCGCGGTGGTCGGCGTCATCGTCAGCCTGGCGGTTTTTTTCGCCGAACACGTGTTCCGGCTGTCCTTGACGCTGGCGCAATGGGATTTTGCCGCCATCGCCATCGCGGCGGCCGCTTGCATCGCCTTGTTCCGTTTCAAGATCGGCACCATCAAATTGCTGCTGGCCTGTGCGATCGCCGGGCTCGTGGTATCTTATTTCCCTTGGCAATCCTGATGCGAAAAAACGCCGGCTTTTATCCAGGCCTGCTTTCGGTAATTCAACAACATGGCTGAAAAATTCATTCCGGTCGCCGATCTCAGGCATCGCCCCTCGATACCATTGATTCCTGAGCAACGGCAGGCACCGAGCGGACGCCTCATCGACCGCCTCGATCGGCCCCTGCACGATCTGCGCATTTCGGTAACCGACCGCTGCAATTTCCGCTGCGTGTATTGCATGCCGAAACAGGTATTCGACAAGGATTACCGCTTCCTGCCGCAGACGGACTTGCTGTCCTTCGAGGAAATCACCCGCGTCGCCAGCCTGTTCGTCGCCCACGGCGTCGATAAAATCCGCCTGACCGGCGGGGAGCCGCTACTGCGGAAAAACATCGAGAAACTGATCGCGATGCTGGCCGCCCTGAGAACGCCCGATGGCCGGGAGCTCGATCTGACGCTGACCACCAATGGCTCGCTGCTGGCGAAGAAAGCCCGGGCATTGAAAGATGCCGGCCTGAAGCGCGTGACCGTGTCGCTCGATTCCCTCGACGACACTACTTTCCGGCGCATGAACGACGTCGATTTTGCGGTGGCCGACGTGCTGGAAGGAATTACAGCTGCCCTGCGGGTCGGATTGGGGCCGGTCAAGATCAACATGGTGGTCAAGGGCGGCATGAACGATGCCGAAATCGTGCCGATGGCGCGCCACTTCCACGGCAGCGGCGCGATCCTGCGCTTTATCGAATACATGGATGTCGGCGCCAGCAATGGCTGGAAGATGGATGAAGTGATACCGTCCGCCGAAGTCATCCAGCGCATCGACGCCGCGCTGCCGCTGCAGGCGATTTCGGCGAATTATGCCGCCGAGACGGCGGCGCGCTGGCGCTACGCCGATGGCGGCGGCGAGATCGGCGTCATCTCCAGCGTGACGCAAGCCTTTTGCCACGATTGCACGCGCGCGCGCCTGTCCACCGAAGGCAAGCTCTACACTTGCCTGTTCGCCAGCACCGGACACGACCTGCGCGCACTGCTGCGCAGCGGCCACAGCGAAGCAGGAATCTCCGCGGCGATCGCCCATCTGTGGCAGCAGCGTACCGACCGTTATTCGGAGCTGCGCGCCAGCCCGACTGCGCAGTCGACTGACGCACAGCGGAAAATCGAAATGTCCTACATCGGCGGCTAAAAAATGGAAAATGCGGCCTGGCCGGCCGCATTTTCCATTTTCGATCTCCGCGAATCTGGCGCATTCCCGCAAAGGAACGCGCCAGCGCGGTTGCCGTTTAACCCTTCGTCAGCGGGCATCCACCTTCGGTCAGGGGCCGGAAAGCCTGCTCCGCCGGAATCACCGCCTTCAGCTTGTAGTAATCCCATGGGTACTTCGACTCCGACGGCTTCTTGACCTGGTACACGTACATGTCGTGCACCATGCGGCCGTCGGCGCGGATGCGGCCGTTCTTGGCGAACATGTCGTTAATCGGCGTAGCCTTCATCTTCGCCATGACCGCGGCAGTATCGTCAGTACCGGCTGCCTGCACTGCCTTCAGGTAATGCAGGGTGGAGGAATAGTCGCCAGCATCGCCCATGGTCGGCATGCGCTTGGTCTGGTCGAAGAAGCGCTTCGACCATTTCCGCGTCTCGTCGTCGCGATCCCAGTAGAAGCCGTTGGTCAGGGTCAGCCCTTGGGCAATTTCCAGGCCCATGGCATCGACGTCGGTGATCCACACCAGCAAGCCGGCGATGGATTGCTTGCCAGACTTGGTTACACCGAACTCGTACGCCGACTTGACGGTGTTGATGAAACCGGTGCCGGAACCGGCCAGGCCAATCACCTTTGCTTTCGAGCTCTGCGCCTGCAGCAGGAAGGATGAATAATCCGACGTGGCGGCCGGGTGGCGAATGGTGCCGAGCACCTTGCCGCCCTTGGCCTTGACGGCCGCCATGGTGTCGGCTTCCAGCGCATGGCCAAAGGCGTAATCGGCAGTCAGGAAATACCAGGTATCGCCACCCTGCTTGACAATCTCGTTGCCGGTACCGTTGGCGAGCGCCCAGGTGTCATAGGCATAGTGGATGCTGTTTGGCGTGCAAGCGTCCCCGGTGATGCGGGAAGAGCCTGAGCCGTTGACAATCGCGATCGCGTTCTTTTCCTTGGCCACGCCGATCACCGACAACGCCACGCCGGAGTTGATCAGATTATTGATCATGCGCACGTTCTGGGTATCGAACCATTCGCGCGCCTTGGTGGCAGCAACGTCCGGCTTGTTCAGGTGGTCGTTGACGATCACTTCGATCGGCCGCCCCAGCACCTTGCCGCCAAAATCCTGCACCGCCATCTTCACTGCGTTAACTGCCCCCTGGCCTGCCTCATGGGAAAACTGCCCGGTCAAATCGGTCATCACGCCGATGCGCAAGGGTTTGACATCCTGCGCCTGGACACTGCCGGCAGCAAAAGCCATCAGCAGGCTGCACTGCAGTACATTCATTGCTATTTTCATCGTCTCTCTCCATTCATGATTTGAATTAAGGTCTTTTTAAGCAAGTGATTTGCTTGCATAAGTAGATTATTAAAAAGACGGCGACATGTCAAAGAGTTTGTGCACAAAATTCCGGCTGAATCATCATCTATGATGGATTGATGGATGACGAAGAACAACGTCACATGAAAATGGCGCGGACAGGGCCGCGCAACATCCTCTATCGAAGAGGATGCTGTCGATTAAAAATTCACTTATGCAAGTCTATATTGACTGAGGAGTCGCATTATCCAGGGTGTAATGCAAAGCATAGTCGACCTGCCTCGGATCAAGTTCCTCGCCACATTCGCTGCACACGACGCGGGCAAAAAAGTCGTGCTGGCATTGACGGTGTCGCAGGACCAGCGGCGGCCTGCCGCTGGAGAGCCATTTGTCTCCCCAGCGCATCATGACGATCATCGAGCCGTACAGGTCGCGCCCTCTGGCGGTAAAGCGGTACTCGTAACGGTCAGGACGCACCTGGTACTGGCGCTTTTCGATGATGCCGTGCTCTGTCAGGCGCTGCAGGCGATCGGTCAGGATGTTGCTGGCGATGCCGAGGTTCGCCTGGAATTCGTCGAACCTGCGCACGCCGAAAAACATGTCCCGGATCAGAAGAAAGCTCCAGCGGTCGCCAATGATTTGCAGCGCGCGCGCCACCGAGCATGGCCTGACCCGCTCCAGTATGTGCGGATCGGAGGCGCGCCGCGAGCGCGTGCGCCCGGTCGCATGCGGCTGGCTGCCCGCGCCCGGCCCGTTGCGGTACTGGACGTCGTGCGGATCGATCGCCTCGTTGCATGCCGAGCAGGCGACCACGGCGGAACACGGCTTGCCGCAGCGCTTGTGGATCAGTTGCACCGGAAGCTCGTGGTCGCCGCCGAGCCAGGTGTCGCCGAACTTGAGCAGCGCCAGCATGGTCGGGTACAAGTCCCGGCCTTGTTCTGTCAGGCGATATTCGAAGCGCGTCGCCGAGGCGGAATACGCGACCTTGCGCAACAGGCCCAGCGCGGTCAGCTTGTGCAGCCGCTTGACCAGGGTATTGCGGGGCAGTTGCAGGACACCCTGGAATTGCTCGAAACGGCGCGCACCGAAAAAACATTCCCGCAAGATCAGGAAGCTCCAGGCATCGGACAGGATCTCGACCGTGCGGCCAACCGAACAGAACCGGTCCAGCGAGGGGAAGCGCGATTCGGCATCGCCATGCGGCGTGGTGCTGATTGTTTGCACAGCTGACATAGCGTACGATGCCTCGGTTCGGCGCAGCGCCGGGTCAAGTTAAATAAAGCTGAATATTATACGGCGCAATCAAATCCCGCCCATGCACAGGTACTTGATTTCCAGGTAGTCCTGGATACCGTATTTCGACCCCTCGCGGCCGTTGCCACTTTCCTTGATGCCGCCGAAAGGCGCCAACTCGGTGGAGATCAAGCCTTCATTGATGCCGACCATGCCATATTCCAGCGCTTCCGCCACCCGCCAGACGCGGCCGATGTCGCGTCCGTAAAAGTACGACGCCAGGCCGAACTCAGTATCGTTAGCCATGCGAATCGCCTCTTCCTCGGTCTTGAAGCGGAAGATCGGTGCCA
This window harbors:
- a CDS encoding SAM-dependent methyltransferase translates to MAGTLYLIPNTLGPCEAGTADPLASLIPTEVQALTARLDCFIAENAKTTRAFLKLIAVQHPLAKPLQEIEIAELNINTAEAALPQLLQPLLAGRDVGLISEAGVPAVADPGANLVRLAHAQGVRVRPLVGPSSLLLSVMASGLNGQSFAFNGYLPIEAGQRAKQIKLLEDRSRKERQTQLFIETPYRNGALLETLASTCQPNTLVCVATDLSLASESIATRTAGAWKKQLAAGKAPDLHKRPTVFLLLGE
- a CDS encoding S49 family peptidase; this encodes MDNNDIDTGRAPLGAASEPALAGRKEGWEREVLEKLAFATLREQRARRRWGIFFKLAFLAVVAVVLWRALDLGTATAEVSGPHTALIEIDGAITGGGGSGDADSVIPALNRAFADAGSVGVILRINSPGGSPVQAGMINDEITRLRAEYPKKPLYVVVDEMCASGGYYIAAAASKIFVNKASIVGSIGVLMDGFGFTGLMDKLGVERRLLTAGSNKGFLDPFSPQNDAQQVYAKDMLEEIHQQFIEVVRAGRGKRLKETPETFSGLFWSGSKAVELGLADGFGTVDTVARDELKVEDIVDYTEHEGLSERVLKKFGAAVGAGAWQSLWGGVRPSLR
- a CDS encoding Rieske (2Fe-2S) protein; amino-acid sequence: MADLIPICAADALAERGRGIRFPLTAGGEDASGFVVRYDGVARGYLNRCAHVPIELDWNEGEFFDSSGLYLMCSTHGAMYLPESGRCAGGPCRGGRLRPIAVVEKDDMVFWQTDDFLTPARA
- a CDS encoding HAD-IIIA family hydrolase, with product MARKQFDLIVFDWDGTLMDSTAAIVKCIQASARDLGLPVPAREMAAHVIGLGLQEALQMAAPGLQPPDYPRMVERYRYHYLSQDHELTLFAGVREMLQDLSQQGYFLAVATGKSRVGLTRAMHAAELLSFFDATRCADETFSKPHPAMLHELTRELGQDMARTVMIGDTTHDLQMARNAGAAGIAVHYGAHPPHELQALAPVYAADSVPALHAWLSENG
- the rluC gene encoding 23S rRNA pseudouridine(955/2504/2580) synthase RluC; amino-acid sequence: MKDLAKYSRESAKNHALAQPSQVLPQVQLVTISAEEAGQRIDNFLIRVCKGVPKSHIYRVLRSGEVRVNKGRIDQTYRLQENDVVRIPPLRLAEKSTQTVPGCEFTILLEDDCMLVIDKPAGVAVHGGSGVSYGVIEQLRASRPDAKFLELVHRLDRETSGILLLAKKRSALTNLHEQIREGAFDKRYLTLVHGDWQNQRQHVKLALHKYTTSEGERRVRVQADGQASHTVFQLLRKYGPYALLEAELKTGRTHQIRVHLAASGFPIAGDDKYGDFALNRALQKAEGGRKALKRMFLHAHQITFTHPGSGKEVRLNAPLPPECANFLKSLEHSSSAVADDVMANRAATKGQAATR
- a CDS encoding Rne/Rng family ribonuclease, which produces MKRMLFNATQQEELRVAIVDGQKLIDIDIEAAGREQRKSNIYKGVITRIEPSLEACFVNYGEDRHGFLPFKEVARTYFKEGVDVRNASIKEALREGQEIMVQVEKEERGNKGAALTSFISLAGRYLVLMPNNPRGGGVSRRVEGEDRQELRETMDKLDLPNGMSVIARTAGIGRNVEELQWDLNYLMQLWRAIEGAGTSAPGAFLIYQESSLVIRAIRDYFQPDIGEILIDTDDIYEQAHQFMSHVMPDMVHRVKRYRDDVPLFSRFQIEHQIETAYSRTVPLPSGGAIVIDHTEALVSVDVNSARATRGSDIETTAFNTNLEAAEEVARQLRLRDLGGLIVIDFIDMENSRNQREVETRLKDALHFDRARVQMGKISRFGLMELSRQRLRPSLSEGSHVTCPRCNGTGHIRDTESSALQVLRIIQEEAMKENSAAIHVQAPVDVAAFLLNEKRGEILKIETRHRVTVILIPNKHLETPHYKMERIKLDDPRLEEVQASYAMAEEADTDIGYSKRQKEEAKPRQEAMVKGITPAQPAPIVERKPIEAAAPVAQPAILSGEPGFLGKLFGFFFKKPEPVAAAAAPIEAKPEQARERNNERGARNQRGRGRTGRGPREEREGGRGEQRQEGVAKQAVSEAGAPAPAARPPRPPREPREPREPREGQEGRRERGDRAERTERTEGAERAERGERPERGERPERGERQQRGRQERKEAPVKVEEPLVEVAALPLAAAAPVAEETVPVTAVVEQVEAQLEGGAPEVEGGEQSEEQRRRRRRRGGRNRNRREREGGEGLEGENAGEAGEAEGAEQAEATVAAAAAPATEAAAVAEAAPAAEAAPVTEAAEPAAPAAQVAAPVAEQAAEPAIASIEPVATVPVQTVSQQITLPLETAATGTVEAPAIVPVAIVPVTPAPAPQAPAALAPAALAPAAPAPAPAAAKPVALQQGSAPAPLQLDDLREVLSAAGLTLASTDPDKLRAAQEATAKIVPPVRLPRERKPLPPLSTEPLVQVETRN